From a single Miscanthus floridulus cultivar M001 chromosome 8, ASM1932011v1, whole genome shotgun sequence genomic region:
- the LOC136469274 gene encoding protein AUXIN-REGULATED GENE INVOLVED IN ORGAN SIZE-like produces the protein MHLLDLHRRQDHGSMSGRADSAGGRRKSSPLAAAGVPARPGAGSPGAGGTSATTTYLGAEAAVLLACVTATLLVLPLLLPPLPPPPPLVLLVPVAIFAVLLLLVLVPSDARAAVTVAAPASSRSSYL, from the coding sequence ATGCACCTGCTCGACCTCCACCGCCGCCAAGACCACGGCAGCATGTCCGGCCGCGCCGACAGCGCCGGAGGCCGCCGCAAGTCGTCGCCTCTCGCCGCCGCTGGGGTCCCGGCGAGGCCCGGCGCGGGCAGTCCGGGCGCCGGCGGGACCTCGGCCACGACCACGTACCTGGGCGCGGAGGCGGCGGTTCTGCTGGCGTGCGTGACGGCCACGCTGCTggtgctgccgctgctgctgccgccgctgccgccgccgccgccgctcgtccTCCTCGTGCCCGTCGCCATCTTCGCCGTCCTCctgctcctcgtcctcgtcccctccgacgcccgcgccgccgtcacCGTCGCCGCGCCCGCCTCCTCCCGCTCCTCTTACTTGTAG